TCCACTTGCTATTTCAGGAACTTCTCTTTCAAATAACTTTTCTAAAAATTTTTCTGAATTTCTTGAAAAATCTACCTTTGTAAATTTTGTTCCTTCTTCAACTGAACCAATATATACAGAAACTATATCACCTTGTACAAAGCTATCATTAGGATTCAAATTTCTTGCTGGTATTATTGATTCTATTCCGCTTATTTCTACATATAGATTTCCCATTTCATCAGTTTTTTTAACCAAAGCCTTAACCAAGCAATCTTCCAACATTTTAAATTTATTATATATATTTAATTTTTCATGTTCTCTTACCTTTTGTATTACAATTTGCTTAGCATTTTGTATTGCATTTCTTTTGAATGTTTCTGCATTTATTTCTATTTCAAGCTCATCACCAAGTTTAGCCCTTTTTGAACGCAATTTTGCATTTTCCAAAGAAATTTCAGTAGCTATATTTTCTACATTTTCAACTACAAGTTTCTTTGCCTTTACTTTAACTTCCCCCGTTTCTCTATTAATTTCAACATGAGCATTTTCTGCATCACCATAATTTCTTTTATATGCTGCTAATAAGGCTGTTTCTACAGCTAAAAGTAATTCTTCTTTTTTTAGTCCCTTATCTTTTTCAAGTTCATCAAGTGCTGCAAGAAATATGCCCTGTTCTTTAGCTTTCATTTAATTTTTCCTCCATTTCCATAAATTTTTTTACATCAAAAACAGTTTTTGCTGTTTTAATCTTAGATAGTGGTATTTCATATTCATCTAAGCTAACAATATCATTCTCAAACTTTTTCAAAATACCTGTAAAATCTTTTTTTGAATATATATTATTTTTAGTCTTAATATTAATCAATTCTCCTATATGTTCAAGAAAATCTTTTTCTACCTTTAATCTTCTTTCCAAACCAGGTGTTGATACTTCTAAATAATACTTATCTTTAATATATTCATCACAAGTTTTTTCAATAAGCTTACTGATATTTTCACATAATTCCAAATTTGTTTCTCCATTTTCTGCTTGAATATATACACGAAAATAGTTATTTTGATTTTCAACTACATATTCACAATCAATAAGTCTTACATCCACTTGTTTTAAAAGTTCTTCTAATTTGTTCTCTAAGTCTTTCAAATTTTCACCTCTACTAAATTAAAGAGTGGACTTAATGTCCACTCCCCTAAGTTGTTATATTCATTATATCATCAAAAAAAATTTTTTTCAAGTTATATCAGAGCTATTCTTTATTAATATACAAATTCTTCCGTCATTTTACTTTTTTCAATTAAAGTTCTATAAACCTTTGATTTTTCAAGAAGTTCTTTATGTGTTCCTATACTTTCAACCTTACCTTTATCGATAACTACAATTTTATCAACATTTTCTATAGATTTCATTCTATGTGAAATGATAATAACTGTCTTATTCTTTATTAACCTATTAAGGCTTTCTTGTATTTTTTTCTCATTATCTACATCAAGATTCGCTGAAATTTCATCTAAAATAAGTATGGGGGCATCTTTTAAAAATGCTCTCGCAATAGATAATCTTTGTCTTTGACCCCCTGATAATTCTAAGCCATTTTCACCTATTATAGTTTCATAACCCTTAGGAAGTTTTTCAATAAATTCATTACAATTAGCTAATTTTGCCGCTAATTTTACTTCATCCTCTGTTGCATCTTGTTTTCCTATACGAATATTTTCCATAATACTTGTATTAAATAGAGTAACATCTTGAAAGACTACAGAAATTTTTTCAAATAATGACTTAGTTGATATACCCTTTATATCTTTACCATCTATTAAAATTTCTCCAGTATTATAATCATAAAGTCTTGATATTAATCTTAAAATACTAGTTTTTCCACTACCAGATTCTCCTACAATAGCTGTTACTTCTCCTTGATTAGCTTTAAAGCTTATATTTTCTAATACTGGACTTTCCTTATCATATGAAAAATACACATTTTTCAATTCAATATCATAGTTATTTAGCTCTGTTTTGACACCTTTTTGTAACTTTTGTGTCATTATTTCTTTTATTCTATTTATCATTGGTGTAAGATGATATAACTCCATAATTCCTTCTTTTGAAGAATCTATTGCATCTTTAATTTTTATTGCACATAATAGATAAGAAATAAGGTAAACAGTATTAATTTCTCCTTTAATAATCAAGTTTATTCCTACGAGTATAACAACAGCTATACCCACAAAACTAAATATTTGTGAAATTACTATAATTAAAATCATGTTAAATTCAGATTTTATATGTGCTCTTTCTCCTTCTTCCATATTATTATAAAGTATATTTTTCATCTTTTCTACAATATTAAGACTCTTTATTTCCAATTGCATTTCAATATTTTCTTGAAAACTTTCTGAATTTCTTCTTAATATATCAAAGTTTTTCTTATTTAATAAGACTTGATACTTTTTTGATAAGAAAATAAAGATAAAACTTAATATTGTCGGTATTATTACAGCCAAGCCCATTTTAACATTTCCAATTAACATTAAAATTGAAATTATTGGGAAAAATATTGCCATTCCATATAACTTTGGAATTGAGTGACTTATAGCATGTTCTATTGCACTAATATCTGACATTATAGTTTGTGAAATGTCAGAAAGATTATTTTTTGAAAAATATGATAAGGGTAATTCTGATAACTGTTCTGCTATCTTTATTCTTAAATTTGCACTTTCACTATAAGTTGCATTATATAATTTTTCATACTCAATATTAAGAAAAACATTTAATAGAATAAGTGAAATTATAGCTATTATTACATAAAAACTTTTTGTTTTAATTACTCCTTCTAGTATTTCTCTTGCAAAAATTATAAGTACTATTGCAGGTAACATATTAATTACATACACAATAAATGAAAGCATAGTAGATTTTGTTACTTTTTTTGCTCCTTCATCTGTAAGAGAAAATTTTCTCTTATAATACTCCTTCATTTTCTACCCTCCATTCATTTGCACTATCAAATTTTTCTTGTAACTTTTTGTATTTTGTATCCTTTGACATTAATTCTTTATCGCTACCTCTTTCAACAATTTGTCCATTTTCTATCACTAATATTTCATCGACTTTTCTAATACTTGTTAATCTATGAGCTATCATTATAACAGTCTTACCATTTATTAAATTCTTTAAAGCTCTTTGTAGCTCATATTCATTTTCTGGATCTATTGAAGCTGAGGCTTCATCTAGGATAATAATATTTGAATTCTTTAAAATTGCACGAGCTATAGCTATTCTTTGTACTTCCCCACCTGAAAGATAAACTCCCTTTGAACCTATTATTGTATTTTCTCTATCTTTAAATTTTTCTAATATTGTATCACAACCAGCTAAATGTAATGCATTCATAACTTCTTCTCTACTAGCATTTGATTTTGCAAGCAAAACATTTTCAAATATACTTATTTTAAACATTTTAGCATCTTGAAATACGAATGATATAGCATCTACAATACTTTTTTCAGTATATTGTTCTATAGATTTTCCACCTATCTTTATACATCCATTATCTACTCTATAAAAGCCTGAAATAAGCTTTGCTATTGTTGATTTACCTGAACCCGAACTTCCAACTAGGGCATAATATTTACCACTTTCTAATTTAAATGATAAATCTTTCAATACTATTTTTTTATCATATGAAAAGGTTACATTAGCGAACTCTATATCATAATTTTCAAATTTTTCTAAGCTTCCATGTTCTAACTTATCTTTTTGCATACTTTCATACAA
The window above is part of the Sneathia sanguinegens genome. Proteins encoded here:
- the nusA gene encoding transcription termination factor NusA, with product MKAKEQGIFLAALDELEKDKGLKKEELLLAVETALLAAYKRNYGDAENAHVEINRETGEVKVKAKKLVVENVENIATEISLENAKLRSKRAKLGDELEIEINAETFKRNAIQNAKQIVIQKVREHEKLNIYNKFKMLEDCLVKALVKKTDEMGNLYVEISGIESIIPARNLNPNDSFVQGDIVSVYIGSVEEGTKFTKVDFSRNSEKFLEKLFEREVPEIASGEIEIKGIAREAGSRSKVALYSADETLDVKGACMGNNKMRLEAILSELQGEKIDLIEWDSDTRNYVSSALAPATVFSSEVVQEGDDIIARICVDNAQLSLAIGKKGQNSRLASKLCKVKIDIKGLSQEEQDEMLNEN
- the rimP gene encoding ribosome maturation factor RimP, which gives rise to MKDLENKLEELLKQVDVRLIDCEYVVENQNNYFRVYIQAENGETNLELCENISKLIEKTCDEYIKDKYYLEVSTPGLERRLKVEKDFLEHIGELINIKTKNNIYSKKDFTGILKKFENDIVSLDEYEIPLSKIKTAKTVFDVKKFMEMEEKLNES
- a CDS encoding ABC transporter ATP-binding protein, with product MKEYYKRKFSLTDEGAKKVTKSTMLSFIVYVINMLPAIVLIIFAREILEGVIKTKSFYVIIAIISLILLNVFLNIEYEKLYNATYSESANLRIKIAEQLSELPLSYFSKNNLSDISQTIMSDISAIEHAISHSIPKLYGMAIFFPIISILMLIGNVKMGLAVIIPTILSFIFIFLSKKYQVLLNKKNFDILRRNSESFQENIEMQLEIKSLNIVEKMKNILYNNMEEGERAHIKSEFNMILIIVISQIFSFVGIAVVILVGINLIIKGEINTVYLISYLLCAIKIKDAIDSSKEGIMELYHLTPMINRIKEIMTQKLQKGVKTELNNYDIELKNVYFSYDKESPVLENISFKANQGEVTAIVGESGSGKTSILRLISRLYDYNTGEILIDGKDIKGISTKSLFEKISVVFQDVTLFNTSIMENIRIGKQDATEDEVKLAAKLANCNEFIEKLPKGYETIIGENGLELSGGQRQRLSIARAFLKDAPILILDEISANLDVDNEKKIQESLNRLIKNKTVIIISHRMKSIENVDKIVVIDKGKVESIGTHKELLEKSKVYRTLIEKSKMTEEFVY